A segment of the Superficieibacter sp. HKU1 genome:
AAAAAACATTTTATTTTCAGGGTAAAATAGCGCATCTGCTCTTACCGGAATACTCTTCATGCCCGAGCTGTCGCTTCCCGCCGATCAACAATTTTTTGCCGATTTGCTCAGTGGCCTGGTGCTTAACCCACAGCATCTGGGCCGCGTCTGGTTTGCCAGCGCGCAGAAAAGGGTGAACGCCGGGGCGCTGTGCATTGATTTTCCACGCCTGGAAGTGGTGTTACGCGGTGAATATGGTAACCGACTGGAGCCTGAGCAGCATCGTATCGTACAGGGGGAAATGCTGTTCATTCCACCGCGTGCCGCCAATGCGCCGCAGTTTGATAAGCCCGGCATGGTATTAAGTCTGGTATTTGCTGCGGCCTGGCTGGGTCTGGCGTTTTATGATAATCGCAGCGGGATTACTCCGGTTCCGCTGCGTAAAATCCAGTTGCCGCATCTTCAGCGCGGTGAAGGCGAGGCGATCCTTACCGCGCTGACGCTCCTGAGTCGCTCCCCGCAGG
Coding sequences within it:
- a CDS encoding AraC family transcriptional regulator, whose protein sequence is MPELSLPADQQFFADLLSGLVLNPQHLGRVWFASAQKRVNAGALCIDFPRLEVVLRGEYGNRLEPEQHRIVQGEMLFIPPRAANAPQFDKPGMVLSLVFAAAWLGLAFYDNRSGITPVPLRKIQLPHLQRGEGEAILTALTLLSRSPQDQDIIRPLTLSLLHLCRKVVNATPDRTQSRPIFLYQSICNWLQDNYAEPLTRTSVATFFNISPNHLSRLFSEQGTMSFVDYVRWVRMAKARIMLQKYQFTVGDVARRCGYPDSDYFCRLFRRQFGLTPGEYQTRFQ